One Panicum virgatum strain AP13 chromosome 9K, P.virgatum_v5, whole genome shotgun sequence genomic region harbors:
- the LOC120647785 gene encoding EG45-like domain containing protein, giving the protein MPKEISVVVLAATVAGLATMMVSPAMGASGTATFYTPPYTPSACFGNTAEGTMIAAASEVFWDGGAACGDRYVVRCTGATNQGVPHPCTGRSVTVKIVDLCPAGCRGTIDLSQEAFAAIADPDAGKINIEYNRV; this is encoded by the exons atGCCAAAGGAAATCTCAGTCGTTGTTCTGGCGGCAACGGTGGCCGGCCTTGCGACGATGATGGTGTCGCCGGCCATGGGGGCCTCCGGAACTGCAACTTTCTACACGCCTCCTTACACAC CGTCGGCGTGCTTCGGGAACACGGCGGAGGGGACGAtgatcgcggcggcgagcgaggtcttctgggacggcggcgcggcgtgcggcgacCGGTACGTGGTCAGGTGCACCGGCGCGACGAACCAGGGCGTGCCGCACCCGTGCACGGGCAGGAGCGTCACCGTAAAGATCGTCGACCTCTGCCCCGCGGGGTGCCGGGGCACCATCGACCTCTCGCAGGAGGCCTTCGCCGCCATCGCCGACCCCGACGCCGGCAAGATCAACATCGAGTACAACCG GGTCTAA